The following are encoded in a window of Ignavibacteriales bacterium genomic DNA:
- a CDS encoding GNAT family N-acetyltransferase has protein sequence MEIIKYSEEWKLKWDEFVLNSNNGTMFHLQKFFDYHTPGKFKFDHLIFLKYNKIAALLPGRLTNGIYESPIGASYGSIVTGDIKFAEAMEFVSALLDYGRKNGIKEFELTPAPMVYETYQNQNLDFAMLWQGFSFKLHYISSAIKLDKERDIIERLSPTIRRNVRKSLKNPAIRVEINERYDQFYPILLENKARHNVKPTHSYEDLLRLKELMPDNLKLFMVYLDDKPIGGSSMFFANKNVALCFYNMLRYEYAEYKPIQRVMYEVLKYSTENSYAYVDIGVSQDTKAQNPMTPSMSLIEFKEKFDAKTIMRNTFHIKL, from the coding sequence ATGGAAATCATCAAATATTCTGAAGAATGGAAGTTGAAGTGGGATGAGTTCGTTCTAAATTCAAATAATGGAACTATGTTCCATCTGCAAAAATTTTTTGATTATCACACCCCTGGTAAATTTAAATTTGATCATCTCATATTTCTAAAGTATAATAAAATTGCAGCGCTTTTACCCGGAAGATTAACAAATGGAATTTACGAATCACCAATTGGCGCTAGTTATGGTTCAATCGTAACCGGAGATATTAAATTTGCCGAGGCTATGGAATTCGTTTCTGCTCTTCTTGATTATGGACGGAAGAATGGTATAAAAGAATTTGAGTTAACTCCCGCACCAATGGTCTATGAAACATATCAGAATCAAAATCTAGACTTCGCTATGTTATGGCAAGGATTTTCTTTCAAGTTACATTACATATCAAGTGCCATTAAACTTGATAAAGAAAGAGACATCATTGAACGATTGTCTCCAACAATTCGGCGGAATGTTCGCAAGTCGCTAAAGAATCCGGCCATTCGCGTTGAGATCAACGAACGCTACGATCAATTTTATCCCATACTTCTTGAGAACAAAGCTCGTCACAATGTTAAACCAACTCACTCATACGAAGATCTTCTTCGCCTAAAAGAATTGATGCCGGATAATCTCAAACTGTTTATGGTTTACCTTGATGACAAACCGATCGGCGGTTCGTCAATGTTTTTTGCCAATAAAAACGTCGCGTTATGTTTCTATAACATGCTTAGGTATGAATATGCTGAATACAAACCAATTCAGCGAGTGATGTACGAAGTTCTGAAATATTCCACCGAGAATAGTTATGCGTATGTTGATATCGGAGTTTCCCAAGACACTAAAGCGCAGAATCCGATGACACCGAGCATGAGTTTGATCGAGTTCAAAGAAAAATTTGATGCAAAGACAATTATGAGAAACACTTTCCATATTAAACTTTGA
- the uvrC gene encoding excinuclease ABC subunit UvrC, translating to MNAVLEDKLNSLPSLPGIYQFLNEKGKVIYVGKAKNLRNRVRSYFKIKVDSPKTEILVSKIFDLQLIVTDSEIEALVLENNLIKEFKPRYNITLKDDKSFPYIHVTNEMFPQIFPTRNVVKDGSKYFGPYTDVKNMKNSLRILNKLFKIRSCKLDITQEAIDKKKIKVCLDYHIKKCEGPCEGLVTQSHYNGMVNQIIKVLRGKTEELITELKSQMENASAKYEFEKAAGLRDRIDQLQVYSSKQKIVTNDLEDRDVISAAFEGKDAAATILNIRCGKLVGQRQFNLSIGENEELGQIYSAIIKFYYNEFVEVPQEIILEIEPEDSDSLIEWLNTKALKKCKFVIPQRQSDTKSLMLMCKHNAEFQLKEIQLQKMKKEGNVPYVLSALQRDLRLKKLPRLIECFDNSNLQGTDAVASMVVFVDGKPKKSLYRKFIIKTVEGPDDFASMKEIITRRYNRVKEEKLPVPDLIMVDGGKGQLSSAIDSLDNLGIKNYEIIGLAKRLEEVFLPGESEAQSIPKTSSSLKLLQHVRDEAHRFAITFHRERRSKRTITSELLEIKGVGEKVAQKLLTKLSLDEVKIADESKLAEVIGIAKAKKIFEHYHNRNIDS from the coding sequence ATGAATGCTGTATTAGAAGATAAACTTAATTCACTTCCTTCCTTGCCTGGCATTTATCAATTTCTGAATGAGAAAGGAAAAGTGATTTACGTAGGAAAAGCTAAAAATCTACGTAATAGAGTCCGATCATATTTTAAGATCAAGGTTGATTCACCAAAGACGGAGATACTTGTTTCCAAAATTTTTGATCTTCAGTTAATCGTAACCGATTCTGAAATTGAAGCATTAGTATTAGAAAATAATCTCATCAAAGAATTTAAACCACGCTATAACATAACTCTTAAGGACGATAAATCATTCCCATACATTCATGTTACCAATGAGATGTTCCCTCAAATCTTTCCGACAAGAAATGTTGTAAAAGACGGATCTAAATATTTCGGTCCTTATACAGATGTAAAGAACATGAAAAATTCTCTTCGAATCCTGAACAAACTTTTCAAAATTAGAAGTTGCAAGCTTGATATAACACAAGAAGCTATTGATAAGAAAAAAATTAAGGTTTGTTTGGATTATCATATTAAGAAATGCGAAGGGCCTTGCGAAGGATTGGTTACGCAATCACATTACAACGGAATGGTTAACCAGATAATAAAAGTACTGCGGGGCAAAACCGAAGAATTGATTACAGAGTTAAAATCGCAAATGGAAAATGCTTCTGCAAAATATGAATTTGAGAAAGCTGCGGGACTGCGCGATCGAATTGATCAGCTACAAGTTTATTCATCAAAACAAAAAATTGTAACGAATGATTTGGAAGACCGCGATGTTATAAGCGCCGCATTTGAAGGTAAGGATGCAGCTGCAACAATATTAAATATTCGATGCGGGAAACTTGTTGGGCAACGACAATTCAATTTGAGCATTGGAGAAAATGAAGAACTAGGACAAATCTATTCTGCAATTATAAAATTTTATTACAATGAGTTTGTTGAGGTACCGCAGGAAATTATTTTAGAAATAGAACCGGAAGATTCTGATTCACTTATTGAATGGCTGAATACAAAAGCATTGAAGAAATGTAAGTTCGTAATTCCGCAAAGGCAGAGCGATACTAAATCGCTGATGTTAATGTGCAAGCATAATGCCGAATTCCAATTAAAGGAAATTCAACTTCAGAAAATGAAGAAGGAAGGGAATGTTCCGTATGTTCTTTCAGCTTTGCAGAGAGATTTACGTTTGAAAAAACTTCCGCGATTAATTGAATGTTTTGATAACAGTAACCTTCAGGGAACCGATGCAGTAGCAAGTATGGTTGTTTTTGTTGATGGTAAACCAAAGAAAAGTTTATACCGCAAGTTCATTATCAAAACCGTTGAAGGACCGGATGATTTTGCAAGTATGAAGGAAATTATTACGCGGCGTTACAATAGAGTAAAAGAAGAAAAATTGCCTGTACCGGATTTAATTATGGTTGATGGCGGTAAAGGACAACTCTCCAGTGCAATAGATTCACTCGACAATCTAGGAATTAAAAATTATGAGATCATTGGTTTAGCTAAACGGTTGGAAGAAGTTTTTCTTCCGGGAGAATCTGAAGCGCAATCAATCCCGAAAACGTCATCAAGCTTGAAACTTCTTCAACATGTAAGAGATGAAGCCCATCGTTTTGCAATTACATTTCACCGTGAACGGAGAAGTAAAAGAACTATCACAAGTGAGTTACTGGAAATAAAAGGGGTCGGCGAAAAAGTTGCGCAAAAGCTCTTAACAAAACTTAGTTTAGATGAAGTTAAAATCGCAGATGAATCAAAGCTGGCAGAAGTTATCGGCATAGCAAAAGCAAAAAAAATATTTGAACATTATCATAATCGTAATATAGATTCCTAA
- the glgC gene encoding glucose-1-phosphate adenylyltransferase: MAYTGSTILRKTLTMVLAGGQGERLFPLTKDRTKPSVPFGGKYRIIDFTLSNCLNSGFRKIFVLTQYKSDSLNRHLYEAWNIFNPELREFIYSIPPQFKISNNWYMGTANAIRQNFNLLEDEHYEWLLILSGDHIYKMDYLKMIQYHIEKKAHLSLAAIEVTKEQASRFGVIEIDPNYKVSSFIEKPKSPPTIPDKQDHSLVNMGIYVFNIAAMKEVFAKMEKEKIPDHDFGKDIIPFMLKNDYHVQAYRFIDENKKDKPYWIDVGTIDSYYAASMDLINVSPHFNLYDFDWPLRTQQQQYPPAKTVSHEGERVGRAINSLVSDGTIISGGLVERSIVGFNVRVNSYSYITDSIIFDNCKIGRHSRIRRTIIDKNVVIPEGTEIGFDPELDRKRFTVSDTGIVVIPKNYIFK, encoded by the coding sequence ATGGCTTACACCGGTTCAACAATTCTAAGAAAAACTTTAACAATGGTTTTGGCTGGCGGACAAGGTGAAAGATTATTCCCTTTAACAAAAGATAGAACAAAACCTTCCGTTCCTTTCGGAGGAAAATACAGAATAATTGATTTCACTCTCTCCAATTGCTTAAACTCAGGCTTTAGAAAAATTTTTGTTTTAACTCAGTACAAATCCGATTCTCTTAACCGCCACCTTTATGAAGCTTGGAATATTTTTAACCCGGAGTTAAGAGAATTTATCTATTCGATTCCGCCCCAATTCAAGATTAGCAACAACTGGTATATGGGCACCGCAAATGCAATCCGCCAAAACTTCAATCTGCTTGAAGATGAACATTACGAATGGCTCTTAATTCTATCCGGTGATCATATCTATAAGATGGATTATTTAAAGATGATCCAATACCACATTGAAAAGAAAGCTCACTTATCATTAGCAGCAATAGAAGTTACAAAAGAACAAGCTTCGCGTTTTGGTGTGATTGAGATTGATCCGAACTATAAGGTTTCTTCCTTTATCGAAAAACCAAAATCACCTCCTACTATTCCGGATAAGCAAGATCATTCTTTAGTCAATATGGGAATTTATGTTTTTAATATTGCCGCAATGAAAGAAGTCTTTGCTAAAATGGAAAAAGAAAAAATTCCCGATCATGATTTTGGCAAAGATATAATTCCGTTTATGCTAAAAAATGATTATCACGTTCAAGCATACCGGTTCATTGATGAAAATAAAAAAGATAAGCCTTATTGGATTGATGTAGGCACAATCGACAGCTACTACGCTGCAAGTATGGATCTTATAAATGTTAGTCCCCATTTCAATTTGTACGATTTTGACTGGCCGTTACGAACTCAGCAGCAGCAATATCCTCCGGCAAAAACCGTTTCTCATGAAGGTGAACGAGTTGGACGTGCTATCAATTCTCTCGTATCTGATGGGACAATAATCTCCGGCGGATTAGTTGAACGTTCCATCGTTGGTTTTAATGTACGAGTGAATAGCTACTCTTATATTACCGATTCAATAATTTTTGATAATTGTAAAATAGGCAGACACTCAAGAATACGTAGAACTATCATAGATAAAAACGTAGTGATACCGGAAGGAACAGAGATTGGATTTGATCCCGAATTAGACAGGAAAAGATTTACTGTTTCAGATACGGGTATTGTTGTAATTCCGAAGAATTACATTTTTAAATAA
- a CDS encoding PBP1A family penicillin-binding protein, with translation MNIKQILKFVKKLKKPDKKTLKYILIGGGIFIVVAIFLFMQFVSEGLPSLEELENPSAQLATNVWSKDGQLIGSFFNENRVEVSIDSIPAPVINALIATEDKNFYHHWGVDLQRFIKAMVKNVLLFKREGASTITQQLAKNLYGLKSHHESARGTVIRKIREWITAIQIEKNYTKREILEMYFNTSYFGHSAYGLSVAARVYFNKNVKDLTITDAGVLVSLLKSSVYYDPFDKYENSMRRRNLVMQNMVNDGFLDESQFEKLKLEPIKLSYKKIEEGIHGGIAPHFLEYVRQQLVKLAPKYGLNLYEGGLNIYTTLDYRMQKIANNAVKVHLDDFQKQFDKNWNWQKYSVLLNELTDKAIKNHPEYKSAANQEEKKNVYNRLQRDSHLIDSVKRIGKRIEVGFVVIDPKNGEIRTMVGGRDQTFLYGLNHATQIRRQPGSAFKPIVYSVAIDDGLYPAYPIMNQKFDFPDGSGKIWSPENFDRSTSGFVTLRDALRESLNLVSARLIIEGHAPLWKIGRFAEKMGIKTKLDLVPSISLGTSVVSPIELTSAFATLANRGIYNEPISILRIEDKDGVLVENFTSNASEAIPEETAYIVTDMLRTAIDAGTGQAARSRYNFQRPAAGKTGTTQDYADAWYVGFTPQLTAGVWVGFDDQRVSFTGDYGQGARAALPIWAIFMHDVYEQLNLPVEDFIPPASGKIVQAKFCKESIFELGDPKLYSADCRTGVWADIINKNDMPPTFDAYRDTTIKFFDRYQIKDTVRHEAREIR, from the coding sequence ATGAACATAAAACAAATACTAAAATTTGTAAAAAAACTGAAAAAGCCCGATAAGAAAACCTTAAAATATATTTTAATTGGTGGGGGAATCTTTATTGTAGTAGCAATCTTTTTATTCATGCAATTCGTTTCCGAAGGATTGCCTTCTCTTGAAGAATTGGAAAATCCAAGCGCTCAACTTGCAACAAATGTTTGGAGTAAAGACGGACAGCTAATCGGATCATTCTTTAATGAGAACCGTGTTGAAGTTAGTATTGATAGTATTCCTGCCCCTGTAATCAATGCTTTGATCGCTACTGAAGACAAAAATTTCTATCATCACTGGGGAGTTGATCTTCAGCGTTTTATTAAGGCAATGGTCAAAAACGTTTTACTTTTCAAACGTGAAGGCGCAAGTACAATAACGCAACAGCTTGCAAAAAATTTATATGGATTGAAAAGCCATCATGAATCTGCTCGCGGAACTGTTATAAGAAAAATTAGAGAATGGATTACAGCGATTCAAATTGAAAAAAATTATACTAAACGTGAAATATTAGAGATGTACTTTAATACATCTTATTTCGGGCATAGTGCTTATGGTCTAAGTGTTGCTGCTAGAGTTTATTTTAATAAAAATGTCAAAGATCTAACTATTACTGATGCAGGTGTATTAGTATCTCTTCTAAAATCCTCAGTCTATTATGATCCCTTTGACAAATATGAAAATTCCATGCGCAGAAGAAATCTAGTTATGCAAAATATGGTTAATGACGGATTTCTTGATGAATCACAATTTGAAAAACTTAAGTTGGAACCGATTAAACTTTCATACAAAAAAATTGAAGAAGGAATTCATGGCGGTATTGCACCTCACTTTCTTGAATATGTTCGCCAACAGCTTGTTAAACTTGCACCAAAGTATGGATTAAATCTTTATGAAGGCGGATTGAACATCTACACTACATTAGACTACCGAATGCAAAAGATAGCTAACAATGCCGTTAAAGTTCACCTGGATGATTTTCAAAAACAATTTGATAAAAATTGGAATTGGCAAAAATATTCTGTCTTATTAAACGAGTTAACTGATAAAGCTATTAAGAATCATCCTGAATATAAATCTGCTGCTAATCAAGAAGAAAAAAAAAATGTATATAATCGTTTACAGCGGGACAGTCATTTGATTGATTCAGTGAAGAGAATTGGGAAAAGGATTGAAGTTGGTTTTGTTGTAATTGATCCGAAGAATGGTGAAATCCGCACGATGGTAGGCGGACGTGATCAAACATTTTTATACGGCTTAAATCATGCAACTCAAATAAGACGTCAACCCGGTTCAGCTTTCAAACCAATTGTTTATTCTGTTGCAATTGATGATGGTTTGTATCCTGCGTATCCAATTATGAACCAAAAATTTGATTTCCCTGATGGCTCCGGTAAAATTTGGAGTCCGGAAAATTTTGATCGTTCGACAAGTGGATTTGTAACTCTAAGAGATGCTTTGAGAGAATCATTAAACTTAGTTTCAGCAAGACTAATTATCGAAGGTCACGCTCCTTTATGGAAGATTGGAAGATTTGCAGAGAAGATGGGAATTAAAACTAAGCTTGATCTTGTTCCATCAATATCACTCGGTACTTCAGTTGTGTCGCCTATAGAATTAACTTCTGCTTTTGCAACACTTGCTAATCGAGGCATTTATAATGAACCGATTTCAATATTAAGGATTGAAGACAAAGACGGTGTACTGGTAGAGAATTTTACTTCGAATGCAAGTGAAGCTATTCCGGAAGAGACGGCATATATTGTAACAGATATGCTAAGGACAGCAATTGATGCGGGAACCGGACAAGCAGCCAGATCGAGATATAATTTTCAGCGACCGGCTGCAGGTAAAACCGGAACAACCCAAGATTATGCAGATGCTTGGTATGTTGGATTTACTCCGCAGTTAACCGCCGGTGTCTGGGTTGGATTTGATGATCAGCGAGTTTCATTTACAGGAGATTATGGACAAGGAGCGCGCGCTGCTTTACCAATTTGGGCAATATTTATGCATGATGTTTATGAGCAATTAAATCTTCCTGTTGAAGATTTTATTCCACCTGCAAGTGGAAAAATTGTTCAAGCTAAGTTTTGTAAAGAATCTATTTTTGAACTTGGTGATCCAAAATTATATTCTGCTGATTGTAGAACAGGTGTATGGGCGGATATTATTAACAAGAATGATATGCCTCCTACTTTTGATGCTTATCGCGATACTACTATAAAATTTTTTGATCGCTACCAAATAAAAGATACTGTAAGACATGAAGCCAGAGAAATTCGCTGA
- a CDS encoding PorV/PorQ family protein: MLTSKKENIAIKFLVLFFFCTVSFAQSAGESGLAFLKFGFGARNVAMSDLGVVAANDLTSLNYNPSLIALNSKTQLSFTHNSLFQDLNSEMFGASFSVFGLPVAVGINTTTIANIEVRSQPGDVESIFSAHYFAGSISTAYEIINSFYAGATIKYLYENLFSDDANGLGFDFGISYEGLVNGLSLGAALRNIGSMNELRSQSTKLPTDLRIGAAYNYYITNSRLDFTLLTGFQKYLVQTDSHLHLGGEVVYDKMFALRVGYASGYDSKSISTGFGIKWKGINLDYAFVPFKYGLGDSHIISFIYTFE; encoded by the coding sequence ATGTTAACTTCTAAAAAAGAAAATATTGCAATAAAATTTCTGGTTTTGTTTTTCTTTTGCACAGTTTCATTTGCTCAGTCCGCCGGAGAAAGCGGATTGGCATTCTTAAAATTTGGATTTGGTGCACGCAATGTGGCAATGAGTGATCTTGGAGTAGTGGCTGCAAATGATCTAACATCTTTAAATTATAACCCTTCTTTAATTGCACTTAATAGCAAAACTCAATTGTCGTTCACACACAATTCTTTATTTCAAGATCTTAATTCGGAAATGTTCGGTGCAAGTTTTTCGGTTTTCGGTCTGCCGGTCGCGGTTGGAATTAATACAACCACTATTGCAAATATTGAAGTACGCTCTCAACCTGGTGATGTAGAATCAATATTCAGCGCACATTATTTTGCCGGAAGTATTTCAACAGCTTATGAGATAATAAATAGTTTCTATGCCGGTGCTACAATAAAATATCTTTATGAAAATCTTTTTTCTGATGATGCAAATGGATTAGGATTTGATTTTGGTATTTCATACGAAGGATTAGTAAATGGTCTATCACTTGGCGCCGCATTGCGTAATATTGGTTCAATGAATGAACTCCGTTCTCAATCAACAAAACTTCCTACGGATTTACGGATTGGTGCTGCTTATAATTATTACATTACAAATTCCAGATTAGATTTTACATTGCTCACTGGTTTTCAGAAATATTTAGTACAAACTGATTCACATCTTCATCTCGGCGGAGAAGTTGTTTATGATAAAATGTTTGCTCTGCGAGTCGGTTATGCAAGTGGTTACGATTCAAAAAGTATTTCTACCGGTTTCGGTATAAAGTGGAAAGGAATTAATCTTGATTATGCTTTTGTTCCATTTAAGTATGGATTGGGTGATTCACATATCATCTCTTTCATTTATACATTTGAATAA
- a CDS encoding glycosyltransferase has translation MERTKKIHISFLGNPRFDSRITNLSNSLREDNCKVSVLGFDWFISSEDYIDEETKIFAIKKNKFSLFFYLHFVFILISELVRSSADVYFAEDLYTLPFVTTIAKIKRAKVYYNSREIYAHLGGLRNRPMLQSIVKSIEKFFIKQIDLVLTTGPLDSEYIEKLYKISETLVIRNIPLYQKAVSKIDLRKKYNIDQGKIILIYQGVILLGRGLEQIINAIARLPKTVLIILGEGEQKNNFIELAKKLNVSGRIIFAGSVDQKDLINYTAGGDVGLSLIENISISYYHALPNKLFEYIMAGLPVLCSDLPQMKAVIEKYNVGESINIEDEENIFSTLNKWCANPNLLEAYKKNCAVAAKELNWQEEYKRVREFLLK, from the coding sequence ATGGAACGAACAAAAAAAATTCACATATCATTTCTTGGAAATCCGCGTTTCGATTCACGCATAACTAATCTTTCTAATTCACTTCGAGAAGATAACTGTAAAGTTTCCGTTCTAGGTTTTGATTGGTTTATCTCTTCCGAAGATTATATTGATGAAGAAACAAAAATATTTGCGATCAAGAAAAATAAGTTCAGTTTATTTTTTTACCTGCATTTTGTTTTTATTTTAATAAGTGAACTGGTTAGATCAAGCGCAGATGTTTACTTCGCTGAAGATCTTTACACACTTCCTTTCGTAACAACAATTGCAAAAATTAAGAGAGCCAAAGTCTATTATAACAGTCGTGAGATTTATGCTCACCTTGGAGGATTGCGTAACCGTCCGATGCTTCAAAGTATTGTGAAATCAATCGAAAAATTTTTTATTAAGCAAATAGATCTTGTCCTTACAACAGGACCGCTTGATTCGGAATACATAGAAAAATTATATAAGATCAGTGAAACTTTAGTTATAAGAAACATTCCGCTGTATCAAAAGGCAGTTTCAAAAATTGATCTAAGAAAAAAATACAATATTGATCAAGGCAAAATAATTTTAATTTATCAAGGAGTGATATTACTGGGTAGAGGTCTTGAGCAGATTATTAACGCAATTGCAAGACTTCCAAAAACAGTTTTGATAATTCTTGGCGAGGGTGAACAGAAAAATAATTTTATTGAGCTTGCTAAAAAGTTGAATGTTTCGGGAAGAATTATTTTCGCAGGATCGGTTGATCAAAAAGATTTGATTAATTATACCGCAGGCGGAGATGTTGGTTTATCCTTGATTGAAAATATCAGCATTAGTTATTATCACGCTCTTCCTAATAAATTATTCGAATACATTATGGCCGGACTGCCGGTCCTTTGCAGCGATCTTCCTCAAATGAAAGCAGTTATTGAAAAATACAATGTTGGTGAAAGTATAAATATCGAAGATGAAGAAAATATTTTTTCGACTTTGAATAAGTGGTGCGCAAACCCGAATCTTCTTGAAGCTTACAAAAAAAATTGTGCTGTTGCAGCTAAAGAGTTAAACTGGCAGGAAGAATACAAAAGAGTGCGAGAGTTTTTGCTAAAATGA
- a CDS encoding M1 family metallopeptidase — translation MLKRKNILFAGLSIFAILLLVVGYFIIKWALNNLDQLRRTKQAISLAVQMKDFSEKELEIYNPKSQRAVDVKHYLINLDLYPEQKKIFGDVTISLKINDKQSDRFEINLYDNFKISDINVNGERADYKQTEKVLSILKKNKEIDSADVRIKYEGTPKSLGFGSFNFEEVDGHLQTYTLSEPIFASTWFPCIDLPDDKALLDIYVTNDSSNISLSNGKLIDVKSNRARRTYHWKTFYPIATYLIAVYSGNYKTYSEKYRTVTGDTLNLSYYALPKNIENAKKDFSGHTSYIKVFEELFGPYPFIKEKYSVAEFWWQGGAMENQTLTGIGSNYIIALRLSTDMLIHELSHHWWGDAVTPKTWKDIWLNEGFATYSEALYWEKQAGFSALQSTLSAKFGKFDHGTLYNPGNALFGPLVYNKGGWVLHMLRKEVGDGVFFRILKEYFLKYKYGNASTEDFKNLCEKISKKNLNQFFNQWVYKGEGIIDIESDWKTVQTNNNYNSEIRIKQLQKGYDIYKFPIDIKLIYDKHDDYTVSTVYVSSRDTVINIQSKKKPSKIILDPDKWLLANIEMVSVN, via the coding sequence ATGCTAAAACGAAAAAATATTCTATTTGCCGGTCTTTCAATCTTTGCAATATTACTGTTGGTTGTAGGATATTTTATAATAAAATGGGCTTTAAATAATTTAGATCAGCTTAGACGAACCAAACAAGCCATCTCTCTCGCTGTCCAAATGAAAGATTTCAGTGAGAAAGAACTTGAAATCTATAATCCTAAAAGCCAAAGAGCTGTTGATGTTAAACATTACCTGATAAATCTTGATTTGTATCCTGAACAAAAAAAAATATTTGGAGATGTTACCATTAGCTTAAAAATAAATGATAAACAGTCAGATAGATTCGAAATTAATCTTTATGATAATTTTAAGATTAGTGATATTAATGTGAACGGTGAGCGGGCAGATTATAAACAAACAGAAAAAGTTTTATCTATTCTGAAAAAAAATAAAGAAATTGATTCAGCAGACGTTAGAATTAAATATGAAGGAACTCCAAAAAGTTTGGGTTTCGGCTCATTCAATTTTGAAGAAGTGGACGGACATTTGCAAACTTATACATTAAGCGAGCCGATCTTTGCTTCAACATGGTTTCCATGTATTGATTTGCCTGATGATAAAGCTTTACTCGATATTTATGTAACAAATGATTCATCTAACATATCACTTTCGAATGGAAAATTGATTGATGTTAAATCAAACAGAGCACGTAGAACTTATCACTGGAAAACATTTTATCCAATTGCCACTTATTTGATCGCTGTTTATTCCGGTAATTATAAAACGTATTCTGAAAAATATAGAACCGTTACCGGAGACACTCTTAATCTTTCTTACTATGCGCTTCCAAAAAATATTGAAAATGCGAAAAAAGATTTTTCTGGACATACTTCTTATATAAAAGTATTTGAAGAATTATTTGGTCCTTATCCGTTCATAAAAGAAAAATACAGCGTTGCGGAGTTCTGGTGGCAGGGCGGTGCGATGGAAAATCAAACATTGACTGGAATTGGTTCTAATTATATAATTGCTCTACGGCTTAGTACTGATATGTTGATTCACGAACTCTCACATCATTGGTGGGGAGATGCTGTTACCCCAAAAACATGGAAAGATATTTGGCTCAATGAAGGATTTGCAACTTATTCGGAAGCATTGTATTGGGAAAAACAAGCAGGCTTCAGTGCACTTCAATCAACATTAAGTGCAAAGTTTGGAAAGTTTGACCACGGTACTCTTTATAATCCGGGCAATGCTTTGTTTGGACCCCTCGTTTATAATAAAGGCGGATGGGTTCTGCATATGTTGAGAAAGGAAGTAGGGGATGGTGTATTTTTCAGAATATTGAAAGAGTATTTTCTTAAATACAAATATGGCAATGCTTCAACGGAGGATTTTAAGAATCTTTGTGAAAAAATATCTAAAAAGAATTTGAATCAGTTTTTTAACCAATGGGTTTATAAAGGGGAGGGGATAATTGATATAGAATCCGATTGGAAAACGGTTCAAACAAATAATAATTATAATTCAGAAATTAGAATAAAACAGTTACAAAAAGGTTATGATATTTATAAATTTCCGATAGATATTAAATTGATTTATGATAAACATGATGATTATACAGTCTCAACTGTTTATGTTTCGTCAAGAGATACTGTTATAAATATTCAGTCAAAGAAGAAGCCGTCAAAAATTATTTTAGATCCCGATAAATGGCTTCTTGCAAATATTGAAATGGTTAGTGTTAATTAA
- a CDS encoding UDP-2,3-diacylglucosamine diphosphatase, translating into MKKTYFFISDIHLGLQAQEVEKEKEKLLVKFLDYARTSCDELFIIGDLFDYWFEYKRVIQKGFIKTLAALTEFADSGKKVHYVIGNHDFLHRDFFEKEIGVKLYHHSIDVLLNDKRFFMAHGDGLVKNDLGYKILKKILRNKYLQKIYSLVHPDLGIKIASSTSKTSRDYTANKNYGKVDGLFETAKLKIDSGFDIVIFGHSHIKALEKYKSGNYINLGSWLDKPCYGKFSKTFEIIDWK; encoded by the coding sequence ATGAAGAAAACTTATTTTTTTATATCGGATATTCATCTGGGACTTCAAGCCCAGGAAGTTGAAAAAGAAAAAGAAAAACTTCTTGTAAAATTTTTAGATTATGCACGAACTTCTTGTGATGAATTATTTATCATTGGCGATCTTTTTGATTATTGGTTCGAATATAAGCGCGTTATTCAAAAAGGATTTATCAAGACACTAGCCGCTCTTACAGAATTTGCCGATTCAGGTAAGAAAGTTCATTATGTTATCGGTAATCATGATTTTCTTCATCGTGATTTTTTTGAAAAGGAGATCGGTGTAAAACTTTATCATCATTCTATAGATGTATTATTAAATGATAAAAGATTTTTTATGGCTCATGGTGACGGGTTGGTCAAGAATGATCTTGGTTATAAAATATTAAAAAAGATCCTTCGCAATAAATATTTACAAAAAATTTATTCATTAGTTCATCCGGATCTCGGAATTAAGATAGCTAGTTCAACAAGTAAAACGAGCCGTGATTACACCGCGAATAAAAACTATGGAAAAGTTGACGGATTGTTCGAAACAGCAAAACTCAAAATTGATTCCGGATTTGATATTGTAATCTTCGGTCATTCGCATATTAAAGCATTGGAAAAATATAAGAGCGGGAACTACATTAATCTTGGCTCCTGGCTTGATAAACCCTGCTATGGAAAATTTTCCAAAACATTTGAGATAATCGACTGGAAATAA